A genomic region of Porticoccaceae bacterium LTM1 contains the following coding sequences:
- a CDS encoding PilT/PilU family type 4a pilus ATPase, which produces MEVEFEKLLKLVVEKKASDLFITTGVPPCIKVHGKIMPVNSGPLSPEQARAMVHSIMDEHQREVFEENKELNFAISSKGLGRFRVSAFYQRNHAGMVLRRIETVIPTFEDLSLPPILKELSMTKRGIIIFVGATGTGKSTSLASMIGYRNNNSKGHIISIEDPIEFVHQHRGCIITQREVGVDTESFEVALKNTLRQAPDVILIGEIRSRETMEHAVTFAETGHLVLATLHANNANQALDRILHFFPEDRHPQLWMDLSLNLKAMVAQQLIPLADGKGRRAAIEILINTPLVSDLIRKGEVHKIKEVMTNSTELGMQTFDQALYRLYEEGLITYEDALSHADSKNDLRLMIKLQSETDSNYLSNAADDLSMQEDRDLDSFKRF; this is translated from the coding sequence GTGTTCCTCCCTGCATTAAGGTGCATGGAAAGATCATGCCGGTAAATTCCGGACCGCTCAGTCCGGAACAGGCCAGGGCGATGGTGCACTCCATCATGGATGAGCATCAGCGCGAGGTTTTTGAAGAGAACAAAGAGCTTAACTTTGCGATCAGCTCCAAAGGCCTCGGCCGTTTCCGGGTCAGTGCGTTCTACCAGCGAAACCACGCCGGCATGGTGTTGCGTCGCATTGAGACGGTGATTCCCACCTTTGAAGACCTGAGCCTGCCGCCGATCCTCAAGGAACTGTCGATGACCAAGCGCGGCATCATCATCTTTGTGGGCGCGACCGGTACCGGTAAGTCCACCTCGTTGGCGTCGATGATTGGTTACCGAAACAACAACTCCAAAGGTCACATCATCTCCATTGAGGACCCGATTGAATTTGTTCACCAGCACCGCGGCTGCATCATCACCCAGCGTGAGGTGGGGGTGGATACCGAGTCCTTTGAAGTGGCGTTGAAAAACACACTGCGCCAGGCACCGGATGTGATTCTGATTGGTGAGATTCGCTCCCGTGAAACCATGGAGCACGCGGTGACCTTTGCGGAAACCGGTCACCTGGTGTTGGCTACCTTGCACGCCAACAACGCTAACCAGGCGCTGGATCGTATTCTGCACTTCTTCCCGGAAGACCGTCATCCGCAGTTGTGGATGGACCTGTCCCTGAACTTGAAGGCGATGGTGGCCCAACAGCTGATTCCGCTGGCCGATGGCAAGGGGCGTCGCGCGGCAATTGAAATTCTGATCAATACCCCGCTGGTCAGCGACCTGATTCGCAAGGGTGAGGTTCACAAGATCAAGGAAGTAATGACCAATTCCACTGAGCTGGGCATGCAGACCTTTGACCAGGCGCTGTATCGACTCTACGAAGAGGGATTGATTACTTACGAAGATGCACTGTCACACGCTGACTCGAAGAACGATCTGCGTTTGATGATCAAACTGCAGTCGGAAACCGACTCCAACTATCTATCCAACGCCGCAGACGACCTGAGTATGCAGGAAGACCGCGATTTGGATTCGTTCAAACGCTTCTAG